A region of the Bacillota bacterium genome:
AATCTCGCGGTTATGAAGGGTAGCATAAGCTACCACCCGGATTAGGGCTCCTTCTAATTCTCTGATATTAGAATGGATTTTATCAGCGATATATAGCATAACTTCATTGGGGACCGTAAGATTTTCTAGCTGGGCTTTTTTCCTTAAAATGGCAATTCTTGTTTCAAGATCGGGTGGCTGAATGTCGGTCAGCAACCCCCATTCGAAACGTGAACGCAAACGATCCTCCAGAGTAGGAATTTCTTTCGGTGGCCGGTCACTTGAGATTACCAATTGTTTATTAGCTTCGTGTAAGGCATTAAAAGTATGGAAAAATTCTTCCTGCGTTCTCTCCTTGCCAGCCAGAAATTGAATGTCGTCGATGAGTAGTATGTCAACATTGCGGTATTTATTTCGGAATTCAACGGTTGTGTCGTCCCGAATGGCATTAATCAACTGATTGGTAAAAGTCTCCGAGGTTACATAGACAACTTTCATATTTTTGAATTGCTGGAGAATATAATGGCCAATAGCATGCATTAAATGCGTTTTTCCCAGTCCTACACCGCCATAAATAAAAAGAGGATTGTAGGCCTTCGCCGGGGCTTCAGCAACGGCAAAAGAAGCAGCATGTGCAAAACGGTTGCTGTTGCCAATTACAAACGTATCGAAGGTATATTTCGGGTTAAGGTGATAAGTTGGAAGATCATAAAATTTATTAGAATTTGTTGATGAAATATCTTCATCTGTGTTGGGAATAATAAAAGATAGTTGAACTGATTTGCCTAGAAGGAGTTGCAGTTTGTCTTTTATCAAAGTGGCGTAACGGCTTTCTAACCAGTCACGGGCGAATGAATTGGGGACGCTGATCAGCGCTGTTTGTCCTTGGACATCGATTAACTTGATTGATTTCATCCAAGTCTCAAAACTTGGTTTTGTAAAGTCATCTTCAAGTAACTGTAAAGTTTTATTCCATATTTTGTTAATGTCAGTTTTCGGCATTACTGAGTTACCCCCAATTATTAAAAAA
Encoded here:
- the dnaA gene encoding chromosomal replication initiator protein DnaA; protein product: MPKTDINKIWNKTLQLLEDDFTKPSFETWMKSIKLIDVQGQTALISVPNSFARDWLESRYATLIKDKLQLLLGKSVQLSFIIPNTDEDISSTNSNKFYDLPTYHLNPKYTFDTFVIGNSNRFAHAASFAVAEAPAKAYNPLFIYGGVGLGKTHLMHAIGHYILQQFKNMKVVYVTSETFTNQLINAIRDDTTVEFRNKYRNVDILLIDDIQFLAGKERTQEEFFHTFNALHEANKQLVISSDRPPKEIPTLEDRLRSRFEWGLLTDIQPPDLETRIAILRKKAQLENLTVPNEVMLYIADKIHSNIRELEGALIRVVAYATLHNREITTELAVEALKDIITAAQPKPVTVQLIQEVVARHFGLRLEDFKAKKRTREVAFPRQIAMYLCRELTDLSLPQIGQAFGGRDHTTVIHAHAKIHEDKQMDPSIEALLNELISNIQTS